In one window of Posidoniimonas corsicana DNA:
- a CDS encoding DUF6793 family protein, with product MPLFEIETDNHIIISWANDADEASGVVADAYPQESVKRLTKRPRDTWVISKSALGIQNSVDPCNTARDCLSKAEGDKVHAIRLYMHETGVDLEQARKVIESNMVMGW from the coding sequence ATGCCTCTCTTTGAGATCGAGACCGACAACCACATCATTATCAGCTGGGCCAACGACGCCGATGAGGCGAGTGGTGTGGTGGCTGACGCCTACCCCCAAGAGAGCGTCAAGCGGCTGACGAAGCGGCCCCGCGACACGTGGGTGATCTCCAAGAGCGCACTCGGCATTCAGAACTCCGTCGACCCGTGCAACACCGCGCGCGACTGCCTGTCCAAGGCCGAGGGCGACAAGGTCCACGCCATCCGCCTGTACATGCACGAGACGGGCGTCGACCTAGAACAGGCCCGCAAGGTCATCGAGTCGAACATGGTGATGGGCTGGTAG
- the kdsB gene encoding 3-deoxy-manno-octulosonate cytidylyltransferase produces the protein MPSTLAVIPARHASSRLPAKPLALIAGRPMVEWVLRRTESSGVFDRVVVATDHDEIAAVVDRLGGQAVMTSADCQTGTDRVADAARQFPDAEIVANVQGDQPFVDPEMLRALVAPYLAGDSPDMTTVATRFGDQAQFEGPSAVKVIRDAQQNAIYFSRSVIPHGSTFDSGESLHHLGLYAFREPFLQEFCQLPQTPLELRESLEQLRALEHGRSIRVTEVTRPVIEVNTAEELELANTIAARDGLSVDA, from the coding sequence ATGCCCAGCACGCTCGCCGTTATCCCCGCCCGCCACGCGTCGAGCCGCCTCCCGGCCAAGCCCCTCGCCTTGATTGCCGGACGCCCAATGGTGGAGTGGGTGCTACGCCGCACCGAGTCGAGCGGCGTCTTCGACCGGGTCGTAGTCGCCACCGACCACGACGAGATCGCCGCGGTGGTCGACCGCCTCGGCGGGCAAGCGGTTATGACCTCCGCCGACTGCCAAACCGGCACCGACCGAGTGGCCGACGCCGCCCGCCAGTTCCCCGACGCGGAGATCGTGGCCAACGTCCAAGGCGACCAGCCGTTCGTCGACCCGGAGATGCTGCGGGCGTTGGTCGCCCCCTACCTGGCCGGCGACTCGCCCGACATGACGACCGTGGCCACCCGGTTCGGCGATCAGGCGCAGTTCGAGGGCCCCAGCGCGGTCAAGGTGATCCGTGACGCGCAGCAGAACGCGATCTATTTCTCACGGTCGGTTATCCCGCACGGGTCGACGTTCGACTCGGGCGAGTCGCTGCACCACCTTGGGCTGTACGCGTTCCGAGAGCCGTTCCTGCAAGAGTTCTGCCAACTACCCCAGACTCCGCTGGAGCTGCGCGAGAGCCTCGAGCAGCTTCGGGCGCTTGAGCACGGGCGGTCGATCCGCGTCACCGAGGTCACGCGCCCGGTGATCGAGGTCAACACGGCCGAGGAGTTGGAACTGGCTAACACCATCGCGGCGCGCGATGGGCTCTCTGTAGACGCCTAA